GGCCGGTTCAACATCCGGGTGGAGGACCAGGAGATCTCCCTCCGGGTCTCCACCCTGCCCACCATCTACGGCGAGAACCTGGTCATGCGGCTGCTCTACATCAGCGTTGGCGCCTTACCCCTGGAAAAACTGGGCTTTCTGGCGGAGGACCTCGTAACCATCCGCCACATGGCCAGGCAGCCCTACGGCATGATCCTCTCCGCCGGCCCCACCGGCAGCGGCAAGTCCAGCTCGCTTTATGCCCTCCTCAACGAGATCAACACCCCGGAGGTCAACATCATCACCCTGGAGGATCCGGTGGAGTACCGCATGGACGGGGTGCGCCAGGTGCAGCTCAACACCAAGGCCGGCATGACCTTCGCCTCCGGCCTGCGCTCCATCCTGCGCCAGGACCCCAACATCATCATGGTGGGCGAGATCCGGGACAACGAGACCGCCAGCATCGCCATCCAGGCTGCCCTCACCGGCCATCTCGTCCTGTCCACCATCCACACCAACGACTCTGCCGGCACCGTCACCCGCCTGGACAACATGGGCATCGAGCCCTTCCTGATCTCCGCCTCCCTCCTGTGTGTCTGCGCCCAGCGCCTGCTGCGCCGGATCTGTGCCCGTTGCGCCGCCCCCTTCGCGCCGCCGCCTGCGGTGCTCCGCTACTGGGGGCTCGACGAGACGGCCAGCGCCCATTTCCAGAAAGGGACCGGCTGCTCCTTGTGCATGAATACCGGCTACAAGGGCCGCACCGGCATCTACGAGATCCTGGCCGTGGACGACGACGTCCGGGCCATGATCCTCACCCGGGTCTCCTCCTCCGACATCAGCCGCCGCCTGCGGGCCGCCGGCAAGCTGCGGCTTCTGCGGGACATCGCGCTGGCCAAGGTGATCGACGGCATCACCACCTTCGAGGAGGCGGCGGAGACGGTTCTCGTCTGAGGACAGGACGCCCGCGCTCACCCGCATGCCCCAGTTCGCCTACAAGGCCATCAACGATCGAGGTGCCACGATCCAGGGCGTGGTGGAGGCAGAGTCGGTGGCAGCGGCCCAGAACATCCTGGCCGGCCAGGGCCTCTTCCCGACCAGCGTCGGCAAGGCCCGGGGGGACGGAGGCAGCGGCGGCATGGCCGGCGGCCTCTTCGCCAAGAAGGTGGGCACACCGGAGCTGCTCCTGTTCACCAAGCAGATCCGGACCATGATCCGGGCCGGCATCTCCATCACCCAGGTTCTCGAGATCCTGGAGGCCCAGACCGAGAACGCCACCCTGCGGCAGACC
This portion of the Thermodesulfobacteriota bacterium genome encodes:
- a CDS encoding GspE/PulE family protein; the encoded protein is MRRIRKRLGEMLVEAGLLAEEQMGPILAEQKGSGMRLGDFLIHKGIVSEDEIISLLSTQLQIGKYDPNELAVGPELASLIPYDLANKYLLAPLSQDDFVLRIAMVDPMDLNALDMVEKLNNIEVEPLICSKSELAILLNGIYGIRSSVSEVLDELGELEIKSEDQGAEPLGILRDIADAAPIIRLVNSILHQAVKERASDVHISPEQKRAQVRFRIDGKMHEVPPPPRSMLPGIVSRIKILASMDIANTRIPQDGRFNIRVEDQEISLRVSTLPTIYGENLVMRLLYISVGALPLEKLGFLAEDLVTIRHMARQPYGMILSAGPTGSGKSSSLYALLNEINTPEVNIITLEDPVEYRMDGVRQVQLNTKAGMTFASGLRSILRQDPNIIMVGEIRDNETASIAIQAALTGHLVLSTIHTNDSAGTVTRLDNMGIEPFLISASLLCVCAQRLLRRICARCAAPFAPPPAVLRYWGLDETASAHFQKGTGCSLCMNTGYKGRTGIYEILAVDDDVRAMILTRVSSSDISRRLRAAGKLRLLRDIALAKVIDGITTFEEAAETVLV